In Xyrauchen texanus isolate HMW12.3.18 chromosome 32, RBS_HiC_50CHRs, whole genome shotgun sequence, the following proteins share a genomic window:
- the LOC127626112 gene encoding transmembrane channel-like protein 7, with the protein MEQEDRILNFQRQLSDVSSSSDVSSDSCEYYQTEIFGLLPSSQAHRRQQQTSHPDALTHDQNEFLLDREWNASVPLKAHPVCMQDKRDIRERQNLQRRNIGSWDSWRRSQQIARRRLKEHMGRAMSGLLPWRHTLHNIEGQFGVGVKDYFVFLRYLLCLNLLYCVIIGGSVVIPKARDNLVRSDEGPKGQKGPKGNLGFQMDSFGYKDIFIGSGFLENSTVFHSFYTSDSEVGSLYTPILFLLGMTSVFILSVFMVLRRTVVGYKHSWLTGNHFSSNMSYKVFCGWDFCIQNPQAASLQHNFIRNELKMDFEEQMFRERVQQRSLRQWVLLVLLRVVLNFLVLILLGGSFFLIYFAIALSQDPDEDLRILSLILEYAPPITMATLNNLLPHVFSKISEFEDYSPTTQLNLTLIRSIFLRLASLGIYLVFFIIQVRRSDIPKCPENEFGKEMYKLTVFNLLICICSTFCLAYPRTLLVEKFPDSKLAQILGKQHFEIPLNILDLVNSQTVTWVGVFYCPLLPAISTIRLLIVFYVKKFTLVRCCVPAQRIFRTTSSSVLFNFMLLLGLIVSVATLSVNINRFETGTCGPFEGTTVFNVTIECMKILPDSAQTAISYISSGPFAFIFILVEIVILTSYLSRGRAYRKAIERLKDMLVMCSSDKRFLVKQHSAITRQQQRTS; encoded by the exons ATGGAGCAAGAAGACAGGATATTAAACTTCCAGAGGCAATTATCAG ATGTGAGCAGCAGTTCAGACGTGTCCAGTGACTCATGTGAATACTATCAGACGGAGATATTTGGCCTGTTGCCGAGCTCACAGGCTCATCGCCGACAGCAACAGACGAGTCATCCAGACGCGCTCACACATGATCAGAATGAATTCCTATTGGACAGAGAGTGGAACGCCAGTGTACCACTCAAAGCTCATCCTGTCTGCATGCAGGACAAGAGAGACATCAG agagcgGCAGAACCTACAGAGGCGCAACATTGGCTCGTGGGACTCGTGGAGGCGGAGCCAGCAAATCGCAAGGCGGCGCTTAAAGGAGCATATGGGCAGGGCCATGTCAGgactgttgccatggagacacaCACTTCACAATATTGAAg GTCAGTTTGGTGTCGGGGTGAAGGATTACTTCGTATTCCTGCGGTATCTGCTGTGTTTGAATCTGCTGTACTGTGTGATTATCGGAGGATCTGTGGTGATCCCAAAAGCCAGAGACAATCTTGTGAGATCAGACGAGGGTCCGAAGGGTCAGAAGGGTCCGAAGG ggAATCTGGGGTTCCAGATGGATTCCTTTGgatataaagacatttttatagGATCA GGTTTTCTTGAAAACTCAACAGTATTTCATAGTTTCTACACAAGTGATTCTGAAGTGGGTAGTTTATACACTCCGATCCTCTTCCTCCTCGGCATGACGTCTGTTTTCATCCTCAGTGTCTTCATGGTGCTCCGCAG GACTGTTGTGGGATATAAACACTCGTGGTTGACTGGAAATCACTTCAGTTCTAATATGAGTTATAAAGTGTTTTGTGGATGGGATTTCTGCATCCAGAATCCACAGGCAGCATCACTTCAACACAACTTCATCAGGAACGAACTGAAG ATGGATTTCGAGGAGCAGATGTTTCGTGAGAGAGTCCAGCAGCGGTCACTCAGACAGTGGGTTCTGCTCGTCCTCCTGCGGGTCGTTCTGAACTTCCTTGTGTTGATTCTTCTGGGCGGCTCCTTCTTTCTCATCTATTTCGCCATCGCGCTGTCACAAGACCCG gatGAGGATCTCCGGATTCTCTCTCTAATATTGGAGTATGCTCCTCCGATCACCATGGCAACATTAAACAACCTGTTACCACACGTCTTCAGTAAGATCTCAGAGTTTGAGGATTACTCTCCCACCACCCAACTCAACCTCACCCTGATCAG gagtaTTTTCCTAAGGCTGGCATCTTTAGGCATCTATCTGGTCTTCTTCATCATACAAGTCCGTCGTTCAGATATACCCAAG TGTCCCGAGAACGAGTTTGGAAAGGAGATGTACAAACTCACCGTGTTCAACCTCCTCATTTGCATCTGCAGTACGTTTTGCCTGGCCTACCCAAGAAC GTTATTGGTGGAGAAGTTTCCAGATTCAAAGTTGGCGCAGATATTGGGCAAACAACATTTTGAGATTCCCTTAAATATACTGGACCTGGTGAACAGTCAGACAGTCACATGGGTGGGCGTGTTTTACTGCCCTCTTCTGCCCGCCATCAGCACCATCAGACTGCTGATTGTCTTCTATGTCAAGAAG ttcaCATTGGTGAGATGTTGTGTTCCTGCTCAGAGAATATTCCGGACCACCAGTTCCTCAGTTCTGTTTAATTTCATGCTGTTGTTGGGTCTGATTGTGTCTGTGGCCACTCTGAGTGTCAACATCAACAG GTTTGAAACGGGCACCTGTGGTCCGTTTGAAGGCACAACCGTGTTTAACGTGACGATTGAGTGTATGAAGATACTGCCCGACTCCGCACAGACCGCCATCAGTTACATCTCATCTGggccatttgcattcattttcatACTGGTTGaaat TGTCATACTGACGTCATACTTGTCTCGTGGACGAGCCTATCGTAAAGCCATCGAGAGACTGAAGGACATGTTGGTAATG TGCAGCTCAGATAAGCGTTTCCTGGTGAAACAGCATTCAGCAATCACGAGACAACAGCAAAGGACAAGCTAA